The window CAGTTGTCTTCAGTTTCTTTCCAGGAACGAAAGTTAATAGCCAATGACCTGATGATCTCCCGTCAGATCCAACGAATCTTGTCTGAAGTGGAATCAGATGCTCTGCAACATGCGAAGAAAGTAAATACCTCGCGTGAGATCGCCATGGAAAAAAGTCAGGATGTCTTTGCTGTCGCCTCCGTCATCGGAGCCATCCTGGTTGTTTTATTTACCGTAATCATTTTAAACGATTTCCTGAAAATTCAAAAGTTCAAAAAAGAACTGGAGCTATCGAACAACTACACCAAGACACTACTGAAAAGCCGTGAACACCTTATTAAGATGGTGAGTCACGACCTGAGATCCCCGCTAAGCAATATTCTTGGATATAGTGATCTTTTAAAAACAGCCACAACAAAATCAAAACGAGATTCTTATGTCGATAAAATAAAGGGTGCTTCAAGCTATATGACCAGGCTCGTAGAAGATCTTTTGGACTATACCAAGCTGGATGCCGGAAAAATAAAGCCCAAAAAAGATGACTTTAACCTTGCTGCCGTAATAAACGAGATCAGCCAAAGCGTACAACAGCAACATAGTAACAAACCTATAAGCCTCAGTGTCATAACAGATAATGCCCTAAACCGTAATATCATAAGTGATTCACATAGGATTCGTCAGATTCTAAACAACCTTATCAGCAATGCATTTAAATATACTGAAGATGGCTTTGTGAAGGTCAATGCCTCCATTTCTGATCAGGATACTTTCGAAAAAGCAGTCTTGATCACTGTTAAGGATTCGGGGGTTGGGATCGAAAAAGAAAAGCAGGAACTGATCTTTAATGAGTTTACTCAAATTGAAGAAAGCGGTATCACTCAAAATGGTTTTGGACTCGGACTCTCCATTACGAAAAAACTGGTTGATATTCTGAACGGAGAACTCACTTTTACCAGTCAAAAAAATATCGGCAGTATCTTCTCGGTTAAAATTCCTGTTGAACTATCGGAAACAACCGTTCCGGAGTCTATTTTTAAAAATAACAAGACAGTTAAACTAACTAAAAATAAAAAAAGTGACCTTCGGGCAATCGTTATTGAAGACGATGACCCTCTAAGGATATTGATTGAAGAAATTTTTAACACCGCAGGTATAAAAGTTAAAAGTTTTAAAAACGGGGATGAGGCGTTAAAGGCGATTGAAAGTTTTCCTTTTGACTTTATCACAACCGATATCCAACTGCCGCAGATGAATGGCTTCGATATTCTGGAGGCCATAAAAAATATTGACAGTTATAGCGGAGAACCTGTAATTGCCCTTACGGGAAGAAAAGATTTCGACAAAGAGTACTATCTTTCAAAAGGATTTTCTGAAGTAATCTTTAAACCTTTTACACCTGAAACTTTACTTAAGACTATAAAAGCCTTATTCCCTGTCCATAAGGTTAAAAGGTCTGCAGCCACTAAACCCGTTTCGTTAAACCCTGCCAACGAAAACTATAGCATTCAAACTTTGGAACGTTATATTACAGACACTGAATCATTAAAAAATGTACTGACAATCTTTATAGAAGACTCTCATAAAAATACAGAACTACTAACCCAATATGTCATAGACAAAGATATTGAAGGAATCAATGAAACCAGTCACAAAATGCTGGGCATGTTCAAACAAATAGAAGCTTATCGAGTGGTTCCGATCCTCTCTCAACTTGAAGCAACTAAAACCTACGAAGAAACCATCTTAAAAAACATCGTCTATATCCTTAATAAACATATCAATGAAATTGTCGAGGATATAAAGCTTAAAATCGTATAGACAGCTGTTTTTTATCATCCCGAATACTTTTTAACACTTTTTTGAGTTTATCTAAGTGCTACCAACTCTTTTTCAACGTAAATAATCATATTTATTTGGTTGATGATTAATTTTGAAAATGGATTTTTCTAAAAGTAAAATTACTCTTAAGGTTCTGATCAGCTATATTGTACTCGGAGTACTCTCATTTATAGTAGGCCATTTCGTTTTTGCGGAAATTGATGCATATACGCAATTACAAAAAGATAATGCAGCTGATCAGAATAAGATCTTACATGTGGGTAAGGTTTTGAGCCTGATTTACGAAAATGACGGCCTGGCCAGAACAGCCATTCAATCTAAATCATGGGAACCTTTTGATGAATACAAAACCATGAACGATAGCTTGAATATTGAAATAGATTCTTTAAGCCTCTTGCTCAACACCAAAGATCAAACATACTTACTCGACAGTATTAAAATCCTTATTTCCAAAAAAGAAAGCAATATACAAAGCCTCAAAACCCTAAAATCTCAAGACACCACCGAAGCCATTATCTTAAGAACCCTTGACAAACTTCGCTCTATGGAATCTTCTTTAGGAAGGCTTACCATAAAAGATTTTGTCAGCAATCCGGAAAATTTGGATTCCAGAACCAAGGGTGCCCTGGATAAATACATTGCCTATTTAAACGAAAATGCACCAAAAGATACCAGCAATACCATTAATGAAAAAACCCTGGATTCTGTATTTAAAGCTTCAACCAAAGCCTTAGAAGAGCTGCAAACCAGTTCTTCTAAACAACAAGCATCTATCGTCCGTCAGGAAAATAAACTCATCGCCAACGACCTGTTGATTTCCCAACAAATCAGAAAGATACTATCTGCGGTTGAAGAAGAGGTCATTGCTTATTCGAATGAGATATCCCTGCAAAGAAAAACAGCTATCGACAGAAGTAAAGATATCATAACATGGGCTGCTATAGCGGGTATCGGACTTATTATTCTTTTTTCTGTTCTGATATTAAATGACTTCTGGAAGAGTCAACGTTATCGGAAAGAGCTGGAAAAAACCACTAAAAAGGCCCAGTTACTGGCCAACACCAGAGAACAATTGGTAAACATGGTTAGCCATGACCTCAGATCGCCGCTGAGTACCATTGTAGGTTATGGAGAGTTATTGCAAAAATCGCTACAGAACAAAAAAAAAAGCGTCCATTACATCAACAAAATAAAGAACTCTTCTGCGTACATGAATCGCCTGGTCGAAGATTTACTTGACTATTCCAGACTGGAGGCCGGAAAAATCGCTTTAGAAGAAGTTAGTTTTAATCTGGATGCGGTTATCAGAGAAAGTGCTCAAAACACCCGGCAGCAATACAATAGCAAACCGATAGATCTTCACTTTGAAATCGACACTTCACTGAAGAATAATATAATTAGCGACCCCTACAGAATAAAACAGATACTTCACAACTTAATAGGCAATGCTTATAAATTCACCGAGAAAGGTTCGGTAACAATCAAAGCATACATCGACAGGAATACCAAATATGGCAAGTCGCTCCTGTCTGTTGAGGTTATAGACACAGGGATTGGCATCAGGGAGGAAAATCAAGACCTGGTTTTTAGCGAATTCACTCAAGTTGATGAGGATATAAAGAAAAAGAAAAACGGTTACGGGCTCGGGTTAGCGATCTCCAAAAAGCTGGCTCAATTATTAAAAGGTGACCTGACCTTTACAAGTGAAGCCGGGACAGGCAGTTGTTTTAAACTGATTGTTCCCATAAGGTTTTCTGACAATATCCATAAAGAGAAAACTTCCGGCAGTAAAGAAGGGTTCGCTGTTCCGTTTTCTGAATTAAACCTCAAGGCCATAGTCATTGATGATGACGACACCTTACGTAGCCTAATAGCAGAAACCCTTTCTGCTAACAACTGTACCGTATACACCTGTAAAGATGGTACTGAAGCAATTGAACTTATCAGAGAGAAGGAATTCGACTTCATTATAACTGACATACAATTGCCTAAAATGAATGGTTTCCGGTTTGTTGAACTTTTGAAAAAAGAACTATTGACTGGTTCGGACAAGCCTATAATTGCCATAACCGGCAGGAAGGATATCGATAAGGCTTTCTACAGATCCAACGGATTTTCGGAAATTATATTTAAACCTTTTACATCGGATGAATTAATACAAAACATAGCTCCTTTTTTTGTTAAAGGACACAAAAAAAAGCAACAGCCCGATAACAACCCGGCGAATCGACAAGGCAAGAACCCCACGATCGATCTTAGGAGTTTAAAATCGTTTGTTCCTGATGAAGATTCACTCAAAGAAATCTTAAAGGTGTTTGTTCAGGATACAAAAAAGAACTTAACCCTGCTTGACACTGCCCTGAATACTCAAAACTTTGAACGTATTAAGGCTATCAGCCATAAAATGCTGACAATGTTTAAGCAACTTGAAGCACATGGGGTGACAACAATTTTACATTCATTGGAAAACACAGACTCCCGACATGAAAAAACAGTTGAAAGACAATTAGAATCTTTACATCAGGAAGTCCAAACAGTACTAGATGAGCTGGATAAAATAATTAATTGATATCATACTCCTTTAATTTGTTGTACAGGGTCTTCCGGGTAATTCTCAAGAGTTTTGCGGCCTGGGTTTTATTATTGGAAGCCTCTTTTAGTGCCCTTATAATCAGGTCTCTTTCGTGCTCTTTCGTTGAAAATTCAATCACTTTCTTTTCAGCATTACTAATTTCTACGGGCAAAACCTCCGGAGGAACGAATTCCGCTTGTGTCAGCAACACAGCTCTTTTTATCACATTTGAAAACTCCCGCAGGTTTCCGGGCCATCTGTACTTTTGAAAGCAGGTTATGGTTTCGTCGCTGAACCCTATAACATTTTTGTTCAGCTGTTCATTGGCCCGTTCAAGAAAGTAATCGGCAAACAGTAACAGGTCTTCTTTTCGGTCAGACAGGCTTGGAACGCCAATTGAAAATTCATTCAGACGATGGTACAGATCTTCCCTGAAATCACCGCGGTTTACGGCTTTCTGGAGGTCTTCATTGGTAGCTGTAACCAATCGTATATCTACATCGATCTCAATATTACTCCCGATAGGTTTAATTTTTCGTTCCTGTAATGCCCTTAAAAGCTGAATCTGATTTTCGTAAGAAAGATTTCCGACTTCATCCAGAAAAAGGGTACCCCCGTTAGCTGCTGCAAAATGTCCGGACTTATCATTTACAGCTCCAGTGAAAGACCCCTTCACATGCCCGAAAAATTCACTTGCGGCTATTTCTTTCGGAATCGCCCCGCAATCGACAGCGATAAAAGGTTGATCGCTCCTATGGCTATTCATATGGATCGCCTTGGCTACCACTTCTTTTCCTGTTCCGCTTTCACCAGTGACCAATACCGACATGTTGGTAGGTGCTACCAGTTTTATAAATTCATTTAATTTTTTGGATGCAGCGCTGATACCTTCCACAAAAGACGTACCCTCAGTATTTTTGCTTACAGGCTTCTCCTTTATTACCTTAGGAACCACCGCTTCATTTTCTTCTCCTTTTACAGCATTCTTTATAACGTTGAGAACCTCGTCCTGATTAAACGGCTTGG of the Zhouia spongiae genome contains:
- a CDS encoding sigma-54-dependent transcriptional regulator — protein: MISILLVEDDISFSVMLERFLKRKDFQVEIAHSIEKAFTKLKAEKYDLIFTDLRLPDGSGLELLEKMKETDPSLPIIMMTGYAEVPSAVQAMKLGAFDYISKPFNQDEVLNVIKNAVKGEENEAVVPKVIKEKPVSKNTEGTSFVEGISAASKKLNEFIKLVAPTNMSVLVTGESGTGKEVVAKAIHMNSHRSDQPFIAVDCGAIPKEIAASEFFGHVKGSFTGAVNDKSGHFAAANGGTLFLDEVGNLSYENQIQLLRALQERKIKPIGSNIEIDVDIRLVTATNEDLQKAVNRGDFREDLYHRLNEFSIGVPSLSDRKEDLLLFADYFLERANEQLNKNVIGFSDETITCFQKYRWPGNLREFSNVIKRAVLLTQAEFVPPEVLPVEISNAEKKVIEFSTKEHERDLIIRALKEASNNKTQAAKLLRITRKTLYNKLKEYDIN
- a CDS encoding hybrid sensor histidine kinase/response regulator, producing MDFSKSKITLKVLISYIVLGVLSFIVGHFVFAEIDAYTQLQKDNAADQNKILHVGKVLSLIYENDGLARTAIQSKSWEPFDEYKTMNDSLNIEIDSLSLLLNTKDQTYLLDSIKILISKKESNIQSLKTLKSQDTTEAIILRTLDKLRSMESSLGRLTIKDFVSNPENLDSRTKGALDKYIAYLNENAPKDTSNTINEKTLDSVFKASTKALEELQTSSSKQQASIVRQENKLIANDLLISQQIRKILSAVEEEVIAYSNEISLQRKTAIDRSKDIITWAAIAGIGLIILFSVLILNDFWKSQRYRKELEKTTKKAQLLANTREQLVNMVSHDLRSPLSTIVGYGELLQKSLQNKKKSVHYINKIKNSSAYMNRLVEDLLDYSRLEAGKIALEEVSFNLDAVIRESAQNTRQQYNSKPIDLHFEIDTSLKNNIISDPYRIKQILHNLIGNAYKFTEKGSVTIKAYIDRNTKYGKSLLSVEVIDTGIGIREENQDLVFSEFTQVDEDIKKKKNGYGLGLAISKKLAQLLKGDLTFTSEAGTGSCFKLIVPIRFSDNIHKEKTSGSKEGFAVPFSELNLKAIVIDDDDTLRSLIAETLSANNCTVYTCKDGTEAIELIREKEFDFIITDIQLPKMNGFRFVELLKKELLTGSDKPIIAITGRKDIDKAFYRSNGFSEIIFKPFTSDELIQNIAPFFVKGHKKKQQPDNNPANRQGKNPTIDLRSLKSFVPDEDSLKEILKVFVQDTKKNLTLLDTALNTQNFERIKAISHKMLTMFKQLEAHGVTTILHSLENTDSRHEKTVERQLESLHQEVQTVLDELDKIIN
- a CDS encoding hybrid sensor histidine kinase/response regulator, producing the protein MNFLKSKISLKVFISYILLCLLSFAVGVIIYSEFQDYLRLQKNNAADQNKVFRVGHVLSLMYENESMARQAIQDGSQDSYNEYLAKNDQLSAGIDSLKILLHSKQQVQLLDSVKTLIAQKGENILALKTLKSANETNESIDNAIQRLNKMGTSTGKYTLNDFVPNPSSLYPETRKALEKYIANLNNTSSRNGNINRETVNSILNASTKILKELKQSSSDQLSSVSFQERKLIANDLMISRQIQRILSEVESDALQHAKKVNTSREIAMEKSQDVFAVASVIGAILVVLFTVIILNDFLKIQKFKKELELSNNYTKTLLKSREHLIKMVSHDLRSPLSNILGYSDLLKTATTKSKRDSYVDKIKGASSYMTRLVEDLLDYTKLDAGKIKPKKDDFNLAAVINEISQSVQQQHSNKPISLSVITDNALNRNIISDSHRIRQILNNLISNAFKYTEDGFVKVNASISDQDTFEKAVLITVKDSGVGIEKEKQELIFNEFTQIEESGITQNGFGLGLSITKKLVDILNGELTFTSQKNIGSIFSVKIPVELSETTVPESIFKNNKTVKLTKNKKSDLRAIVIEDDDPLRILIEEIFNTAGIKVKSFKNGDEALKAIESFPFDFITTDIQLPQMNGFDILEAIKNIDSYSGEPVIALTGRKDFDKEYYLSKGFSEVIFKPFTPETLLKTIKALFPVHKVKRSAATKPVSLNPANENYSIQTLERYITDTESLKNVLTIFIEDSHKNTELLTQYVIDKDIEGINETSHKMLGMFKQIEAYRVVPILSQLEATKTYEETILKNIVYILNKHINEIVEDIKLKIV